In Zingiber officinale cultivar Zhangliang chromosome 3A, Zo_v1.1, whole genome shotgun sequence, the DNA window GTTTCTGATGTAGTCTTAGGTCCCACTTAAGAATTCTTTTATCTTGCAAGAAGGATCTCTAAGTGAGGTAGAAAATGTGTCTATTATATGAATAGTAGCATGCTCAATGTTTCTCATATCAAGAAGCTCCTTTGGAATTAGGTCTTGAGAGTCAATTAAAGGTTCTCTGGTCTTGGAGAAGGGTCACTAAATAAGGTAAAAGCTTTGATTATTATCTCTTGAGGTATTAAGTTTTGTATCTCTTACATTATCTTTAGTTTCCTTTTCAAGTTAAGTCTGAGGAAAGTAATCCTGTGACTATtctagaattaaaattaaaaaaaaaaaatcaagttctttAATCTTAGAGGAAGGGTAATTAGATTATATGTGAGCTCCAACTAGTATCTCTTGGAATACTAAGTTGGATCTTTCAATTTAAGTACAAGGGGTTTTGATTTGTTTGCTATGAGTTATAATTAGTCCTGTTTCAGATTCATTAGGTTTGACAAGATTAAACTTAATAGTACTCTCATTATTTAGAGGCATATATGCTTACCCTCCATTGTATCTAACAAATAGATCATAAACCAAGTTAGAGGCAACATACACGGGAAAATCATCATGCCAAATTTTTGTCACTAGTTTTTCATTTTGATGAACTAATCAACCTCTCTAGTGACTCATAAAGAGGTGCTCATTGGTGACTCATAAAGAGGTACAATTCACCTAAGAAATTTTGCATGGGCAAGGATGTTATTAAAGTTCAAGTTGTATTCCAGTGATTGTTGTAGTGGAGATTGTTAAGGATCCACTTATGATTAGGTAAATGTACAAGGACCTGGATGTAAATAGTATTAATCTAAAACATCTATAAAGGTAGAGACACTTTTGAATTTTCCCCCAATACATAGAGATTATGTTTATGTGAAGATAAGATCATGCATTTCCACATGTAACCTGTTATGGATGTCAATACAAAAGTATCCTAAATTCTATCTCTGATGATTCACCTAAAGAATTAACTAATTTCTCTTCATCTTTAACCACTCAGCTCTTGATTGTACCAGTATTAGGATCTTTCCTAGACATTCAGTGCTGTAATTGTTGGTCAGAATGCATAATAGGATTTGAAATGAATTTCCTTATCTGAGTGATTTATTTGTGTTGAACTCTTCCTTATGAATTATCAAATGGCTTCAAGAAATTGATAAATCTGCAAAAGGTAACAGATTATTAGAACTTTCTTGGTTGTTAAATTTAGTCTACAGATTCAACTCCCATTAATAGCAGCTACATTTCTCTCATTTTGTGGTGGCAGTTCATCATGATTTAGTTGTCAGATAAcaacgagaggaggagagggaaagcGAAAACAAAAAATGGAAATCCAAGCTTCCTCATTCTTACTGAGTTTTATTTAACACTTGTTTAAGTTTTTACTCTTCAAAAATGAAGATTCTTATTAATCATATTAGTCTGAAAATAGTTTTCAGTATACCAAAAGTACAAAAAGTTGGGTTATACAATAATCCTTTAAATTTTTCCCCCAaaaaacacacacaaaaaaagATGAAGACAGCTTTAAGTTAGGTTACTTCATCTCAATATGGCAATCTTTTAacaaataatttcttaaaatttgcTCCCAATGATTCACTTTCTACATACAACCAATACAGAGACTATGTTGTTTGTGTCATTATAGCTAAACCCAAATGTTATACTCTACAGAAGAATAATTGCTAAAAGTGATGAGTTATAATTCAAATATCAACCAAAACTTAGAAATcagaattagaaaaggaaaaaaaatgctaGATTTCAATCCAAAAATTCAAATGTCCCCATTAAATCCCTGCATCACAGGGTCACCAGAGTACCTCATGGGAAAAATGCAGTATGGAGGAGCTATAGGCCTGTTGCTGATGTAGCAGTTTTGTCACAGTTCTCTTTTCTAGCAATAAATGTAAGATCCCCACAAGCCTCACTCTCTTCAATCACATAATTGTCAAGATTCAAGCTTAAAATCACATTGAAAAAGCTTCTAAAAGTGAATAAGATGCTTTGAGGGTCATTTTAACACACTTAATAATCCTTACCCACATATTTTGCTGCACTAGTGGGATAAGAGGTCAAAACCTGCATAACTGGAATATGTAATGTAGCAAACCCACAAAACATAAAATGGAAAACAAATTTCTCTTTTTCTAGCATAGCAACCATCCTATGTTTGAGTAAATTCCTAGGGAGCATTCACCAACAATAATCAGTAGTTATTAGGACCCAAATGTCCGCAATTGATGCAACACAGTTtctacttcaaaaattttcactTCTCAAAGTAGAGTGGATCCATTGGGTAAGCATATGAATGACAAAGACATGACAAGATAAGCTGaatgaataaaatataaattaaaggaaaattaaaaattagctCATACAAGAAAAACCATAAAATTTCACATTCACCTCAGGCACAACTCGAATTTGGACATCTTTAGATTGTCCTGATGAGGGCACTGTCGTTGCCTCACTAATATGAACCTGACAAGAAGCACCATACTTCCCCACAGCAGCTGCCACATCACCAGGGGCCTTCATTTCTGGCGTAGTGGTGAAGTAGTCCGAAGCCAAAATCTTGTTCAACTTTTCTCTCAATCCAGAATCTAAATTGTCCACAACATGTACGTCAAAACCAATAAACAATGCAGAAAAAGAAACCTATCATCCACATATAACCAAAGGGCACTAACAGGTGAGCGATGTCCCAGGCTGGATAGGCTGATCAGCGTTCATAAGCCAGAGCTTTGCGTGCTGAAGGCAGGCGTGGAGAGCGTCCTTATGCGAGACAACTGAATAGACCGGCCGCGAAGTGAGAAAGGAGCCAAGCGTCGATATCGCATCGAGATCCTGCTCGCCAAGGAGGTCGGTGGCATCGTCCGTCACGTAGTCGTAGGTCAAGCAGCAGCCACGCTCGTGAGTCCTGGTCAACATCATCGCCGCAAACTCGCTCTGCGGCTTGACATCGAACAGGCACCCGAAATAGGCCAAGGTCAAAATGTCAATCACGGCCCGATCCGGCTCTTCCTTGTCATCAGCAGGGATAGGGGTTTCTTCTTGAGGGgtagagagaggaggaggaggagatacGGCAGGGGCGGTGTCGGAAGAGGCGCGGTCGAGCTCCTCCTGGACTGCTGCGGCGAGAGGACCCTGAAGCTTCTCGTACTCGTCGATGAGAGTGAGGATTGTGGGCTTGGAGCGGAGAACCTCTTCCTGCTCCTTGTTGAGCGGCTTCCCTTGTGCGATGCTCTCCTCCATCTGTAAGATGCGGTTGTGCTTCTTGCGCAGGGCTCGGAGACGCTTGTTCATCATGGTCATCACAGGCCCATCAGCCAACGCCGAATCCGACACCGAAGACGCCATCACTTCCTCGTCTCCGCTTCTCCTCCCGTCGGTGTGATACCACGGAGCAATCGGAAACGTGTCCCGTTCACCGGAGGCGGCGGCTCTTGGGCTTCTCTTCTACCGCGTGGGTAGCAGGGACGGACGGGAGGAGGAAGGCGTGGAAATTGGGACTGGCGAAGAGGAAAGGCTAGGGCTCCGAGAGAGCTGTGAgatattcaagtttgtttgataagataatcggaCCGAACAGAGTCGAGtttaaaatgaactaagcttttgaaatgagtgttcaagcttggcttggtttattttttatgaacttgagcttgtttgaagcttggcttgagcttgattcgtttagatgttatcaagctcaattcgagcttggtttgagcttggttcgtttagatgttatcaagctcaattcaagcttgtttgattgtttgaaacttttaattatttgattgttattaagattgataatttaaatttatttttattttattttattgtttatttagtatattgaaaagagctttattaataaatatggttcgtaaacattgttcacgaacgttaacgagctgaacacatatgtgttcaagctgtttgtttagcttaacgagttgttcaagcttgtttatttaattaattttatgtatattgaacgaacataaacaagctcttactaaGCTGAACACCAAATTTATTCACgaacgcttgattcatttacCGCCGTAAGAAAGACTTTAAGGCCTGGGATTGCGAAGACCGAAGAGGTCGGCTTTAGGGCCTTGTTTACTTGGGTGGAAATATGGGTGCACTATTAATAGATAATAGTGATTTTGGAAGAATTCTCAAATCAGTGCCTCCAagtttcaaaatttctaaaatgtCTCCCACACtttcaaatttttcaaaaaaaaaaaaaaattcacttgCTCTTTTTTAAGACTatgaaagttttttttatatataatattattaattatgaGCAAACTCAATTAGAACCAGATGGGACTACCCGTCTCCTAATATTTTTCGATAAAATGATAGAGTTGAATGAAAatatatttgtttttttaatattaGATAGATTGTCAAATTCTAAGCGTAGTTTATGGATATTTCGAAGTCATGACGGTCGGCCCTGAGTATGTCACCGGAACGATGAATGAGGGTCGGTCCTGAGGTATGTCATCGGAACGACGGCCAAGGGCCCTTGATATTTAGGGGTTCCAAATTTAATatgtatatattatatataattagattgttttaataaaaattcaaaaaatatattttatttggttaTTTTAATAAAAGTCTAAAAGTATATATTATTGAATTGTTTCAATAAaggtaaaaaaaatctattaaaatttaagatagaattctaaaaaaaaaaataaaaaatattaaggatctttttttttctctttccaaaattttatttttgatataatttttttttattaatttatttacatAAGTTATAAgactttaaaaaataaagtatGAATCATGAacgattaaaattttaatttcatcaatatataaacttacaacttacacctacttatctatatttttttatcatcaatatttaatattgatttttaatattatattagagtcaatattttatgatttttttaccgatttaaaagagtttaaataaattatcccaattttaatcatcatagaATAGATTATATCGATTGCTTCAAGCATAAACCAGACTTTATCGTCTtttgactattattttcactgcttgtgtttgtttcattGTTAGTTTTGTTGCTggttttgtgtgttttatttttacacttaaaatTTGTAGTACAAATATATTTCCAAAAAAATATCAATCTCGGAGtattaaaagaaacaaaagaaaaagagtggaacaaattattaaaactcacaaaGGTGTTCTACGTAAATTTTTTAAagctagtgatcctgtccgaacgctgagtcgatggacgctgggcacgtggcgctcttccaactgatgatgtggatctctgaccggccgtatggatctccggcgaacctgcaaggaagtcgggccgggatgagtttcccggcgacgaccctccgacgctcaagtcaggcaagaggaaaatgatgaagCGGCTCCAAAGAAGATAGATCGCCTACCTCcagcgaagtctgagggctcttatatagagctgtgggaaGGCTTATGCACatctaccgaggcgtacacgtgtcctttaccataccttagtatgggcttaccagaggagcatgtctAACactatactgctacagtccgagcacctctctgatgggataTCAGAACCTTTTGTCgcaggattctgcgtatggcttggtcgtcgaacatgcctattgtcagaagatgttccccaatgtccccttgtccttgtctccttttttcctcgagccgagcgtccatccgctcggcaggcatcgttccgaccgggcgtaggtatcagTCCAACCGGGAAGATTTCACTCCATTACGTGCTCGGCTgcgactgttccttcacagcattacTGCTTTACGTCTCGGCCGAGCGAGCTACCCGCTCGGCTCGGGGACCctattcaccatgagcgtcggaaacccgaccccctgtcgggttgtctttgattccgcccagACCCGTTCGGTCGATCGACCCAACCTTTCTCCGATCGGATGGATCTCATGCTTACCCTTTttacttctgacctccacgtgtcattggcTTCCCAcgaagggggtcccccgtccttactgtcaaatcacttgcctccccttcaagtctagtcgaaggaggcccaTAGTCCGACTGAATGGACGCCCGTAGTGCCGAGCGGCGCATTtaagaaaccatcctccgctcggCTCGTGTGAGGGTAGCTACGACCTCAGTCAACGACACCCTCCCTCGTATCTCCTCGGAATTCGCAccaatctccgtcattaaggccgagcatccgctcattaaatgcactccagtggccgaatgccacgtggcgctgctaccgtcatcgtacggcggcagTGTCGCGGGCGATGAGACTAAGGCGGTTTAAAATGGATGGCCCGATGCGTGCTTCgattctcgtgacctgcatccgatggtggaggccgctcgagctcaaccctataaagccttcgccttctccccCTCCTCACCGCATTTCCGCTTTCTCGTGCTCCACAGCTTCCTCTGACGTTTCAGACTTCCGGCGATCCCGTCTTCCCGTTTCCGGCGATCTCCAGCCTCCTCCTTTCTATCCTCAGCTTCTTTGTAAGGTCCTTACCCCTTCTCTGTTATCCTCGCATTTTTTGTCAAGTTCTCGCTCTCTGGTCACTGTATTGTTTGTCATTTTCTTCCTTATATCGTTTGCCTTTCCTCGTCTTTTGTGGTTTcgcccgttcggacaatggccagttcctctcaacctcaagacccagccctcggcccgtggtataccaccatggagtcgcgcttcgatcggcgcgatgccgatattctgatggataattttgatatcccctctgattttgaatttatcctaccctccccctccgctcggccacacaaaccgtcgcgcggagctttctgtgttttccgcgaccagttcatagccggtctgcgctttccaatccatccctttatcgtagaagtttgtaattttttcatcATTCCACTCGGAATCTTAGCccctaacaccttccgccttctatgtggcgttgttgtcttgttcaaaatccacaacattcctctccgaccggaggttttctattatttttattatcctaaacagtccgagctgggtacttacatgttccaggctcggcccggtttagttttctttaataaactgccctcttccaataagcattggaaagagtactacttctatcttcgtcttcccgagtgggcctccttctgaacccagtggcaggttggaccgccaatctcccctgagctaaagaggttcaagacccgaccggactatcttcacgctgccaacatgctagccggtctgaagttcgacatcaacaaattcttacctgaaggggtgatgtacatatttggcctaaGTCCAATCCGAACTCCCCTCCCGAGCggtttcggtaagaattttacttgtgcattcgccttgattgctaattaattttctcctttttcctttgcagcgaacgttgtcatggagtccgtgatggccgcgattttgaagaggaaagcggtgGCGCTCGAGACCgcagctgccaaggagatggagcaactgggcatcaccccggtcggctctaacgaaggagagagcgagTCGAATGTGGGGGAGTCGACCGCttaggcttctctcccggagccggcAGTTGGCATAACTTCTAGCCGAGggccttccgtccgggaggaaggctccgctcaggaggaagagcgccctctccgacaaaagaggcgccgcacGGAGACACCACTTCGCTCGGCTACTTCCGCGGTCCAGCCATCCGAACGGACCAtcgccgattctcgcggcaaagcccccagcggtggaggcgatctcgtccgatcggaccccatcccaactggacgcgtctgcggaccccctcgaggccgtacctgtcagcgcccttcctccctctccccgccgagtccaacgctcggccattttgtcccaattttctgcaccggcctccgatccttccccagcttctgctcagacgactcccggtcggcaccATACGATCAGGGCCACGCTGCATCTACCTACCGAGGAGCTTATGGCCGAGTCCGCTCGGCCAACTATGCCTGAGCATATGATTACTATGAAGGGGCCCcttgccgagatgtgggccgatgctaggGCTCGAGTTGCCTTGATTCCGCTCGGTAAATTGGCCAACagtcatatgcagcaggccactggggtaagtgtgtcTTCTTCCGAAGTTTTTTATGCCGTAATTCCGATTGGCTATTAATATTCTTATtcatgccagagatgggtggaggagatcgttaTCTCCAACCGCTTGGCTATGGCGGAAGAAGAGATAAAAAGGCTAAGGAGTTCGGGTGGCGCGCCTTCCCAAGGtccatcatatgccgagctgcagaaagagctcaaaaagacccaagattTGTTGGCGCTGAGCAAAAAAAGACGGTCGGCCAGGCCCATACTCTGGCCGAACTCGAACGACAGGTCAAATCACTGGACCGCAAAATAAGCCTGGCAACCGAGAGGAAGaaaacggctatctccgatctggagaagaaaaatgtcgaggcgcggggcctggagcaacgggtcaaagagctgatggagcagctggacagcgagaaggcgagccgctcggctAAGGCAATTAAACATAAGGATGAACTGAAGACTTTGCAGGAGTCTCTCGAAGCTTCTCAAGTcgccttcaaggaatatcaagaggcggaacccgaccgagtcgcagccctgaggttgaagcacatccgctcgaccgaattttcagaaaaagtatgcgagcggatgtatactgcttttgagcttgccatcaccgccacgacggactctctgaagtctaagggtcagCTCCCTGACTCCGCCAGCATCCCGACCTAAGACTATGCGGCGCTCCTTAGCAACATCCCTGaggacctttatgattttttGGAGTAGAAGTCTTCATGTAATTCGACCGTTCAGTCAAAAAAACTTctctttttgtaattcggccgctcggccttgaTTCCTAtaatttcaatgaaaaatttatctttgtgcaacttcgtttttactttgcatgcttgtgggtgattggtcggggcctatgacacataactcggccaactaggcctcccgagcgggcgtaGGTGGCATATGACTTGTCGCTACTTTCCCTTGTCGCTCATCTTCAAGCGTCCTTTGTTCCGGCCGGGATGTtcatagtcgccagtccgactctcgatatttaacgtcggagctcgacggtcttccgaccggagggtttatagtcgccggttcgactctcggtatttaacgtcggagctcgacggtattccgaccggagggtttatagtcgccggttcgactctcgatatttaacgtcggagctcgacggtattccgactagagggtttatagtcgccggttcgactctcgatatttaatgtcggagctcgacggtattccgaccggagggtttatagtcgccggttcgactctcgatatttaacgtcggagctcgacggtcttccgattcggctgacTAAGCCttatacttgcgctaatttttcgattttttactcctgcatttcaagcatacagccgaacggaaagtatacaacatacattacattggcgcacctttcatcacgcccggtaaggctggaggtggttcacgctccatggtcgatccagttgtcgtCCGTCTTTATCCTCTAAATAATAGGCactcgagcggagcttttcgatgactttaaaGGGGCCCCCCATGGAGCCTCCAGCTTTCCAACGTccccgaccgactttactttcttccacactaggtcaccgacctggaatgctctagggatcacgcgccggctgtagttctgcttcattctctgccggtacgccatcagccggacggacaccttggctcgctcttcgttgatcaagtccaactccatcttcctccgctcggcattgtcatcatcataattttggatccggacggactccacgccgacttcaattgggataactgcttcgtcgccgtacactaaatggaatggcgtgacgcccgttccctcctttggggtcgtgcggatagcccataggatgcctggtagctcgtccacccagcatcctcccaaatggtcgagccgagcctgaAGAATGCGAAGGATCTCTCGGTTGACTACtttggcttgaccattgctttgggggtacgccacggacgtaaagtgttgttcgatgccataacttttgcaccattcttcgacctacttcccgacgaactgtcgtccgttatcagatatgagccagcgaggaatgccgaaccgacagattatatactgctagataaaccttttgaccatctgcttggtgatcttggctagtggctcggcctccacccatttggaaaagtagtcgaccgccactagaagAAACTTCCGTTGACCGGTCACCATAGGGAACAgacctacgatatccattccccgcTGATCGAACGGACGGGACATagtagatgctttcatctcctccgccggtcggtgggagacgttgtggtacttctggcaggagaggcacgtcgcgacggtccgagcggcgtctgcttgcagggttggccagaagtacccggccagtaGGATCTTCCTAGCTagcgatcgcccgcccggatgtcccccgcacgatccttggtgcacttcctggaggatgtactccgcgtcctccgagctcacacacttcaaaagtgggcgggagaaagccttcttgtagagttggtctccaacgagtgtgaaccgaccggctctcctcctcaatagctagGCTtgatcccgatcggacggtgtcgcacctgagcgcagaaactctatgatggctgttctccaatcgctcgggaatgcgaggccctccatccggtcaatgtgcgccaccaaggatacttgctcaattggctgctagatgatgaccggtgatattgaacttgcgagcttggctaactcatctgccactTGGTTCTCTGCtcagggtatcttctggataatgacttatctgaagtgggccttgagcttttcgaaggcctcagcgtagagcttgagccgagcgttgttaatctcaaaagtgtccgagagctgctgggcggccagctgagagtctgaatggagtgCCACCCGACCGTCtcctacatgccgggctgcctgcaagccggttatgagggcctcatactccgcttcattatttgtggctttgtagtccagccagacggataggtgcatccgttcttcttggggggagagtaatagcacaccaatTCCGCTCCcgcgccgagtggacgatccatccacaaatattttccagatAGCTTCGGGTTCAGGATGttgcacttcggtaacaaaatctgctaaggattGCGCATTTATCGCCGAACGgagttgatactgaatgtcaaattcactcaactctgttgtccatttgatgagccgtccggacgcttctggattcagcagcactcttcccaatgggatatttgtccggacgatgattgtatgtgccaggaaataaggacgaagtctccgagcagCGAGAAACAAAGCAAaggccagcttctcgagcccagtgtagcgagattcagcatcttttagaatatggctcaagaagtacgcGTGTTGTTCTTCACCGCTTGTCCTTACTAATGTCGAACCTACTGCCcactcagttgaagataaataaatacagagcggctcacctacagctggcttggctaacacGGGCAAGGAGTTTaggtatgtcttcagctcctcaaacgcccgatcgcattcctcgtcccaatgaaacttagtagctttgcataggatcttgaagaaatggagactccggtcggcagtcttagagatgaatcttgataatgcagttatccgcccggtcaggcgctgtacttccatcagatttcttgggggcgacatatcttacaacgcttttaccttgctgggatttgcctctatgcccggctcggtcactatatagcccaagaaacgccagccttttgctccgaacaaacatttctgtgggttcagcttaactccatacttcctcagcgttcggaaggtctcctccatgtccgtaaaaagatcagccgctcggacagacttgatgagaatatcatccacgtacacttctaaattgcatccgatctgctccttgaataccttgttcattaagcgctggtaggttgctcccgcgttcttcagtccgaacggcatcacgttgtaacagtaagtgtcgtcggcta includes these proteins:
- the LOC122052434 gene encoding uncharacterized protein LOC122052434 codes for the protein MASSVSDSALADGPVMTMMNKRLRALRKKHNRILQMEESIAQGKPLNKEQEEVLRSKPTILTLIDEYEKLQGPLAAAVQEELDRASSDTAPAVSPPPPLSTPQEETPIPADDKEEPDRAVIDILTLAYFGCLFDVKPQSEFAAMMLTRTHERGCCLTYDYVTDDATDLLGEQDLDAISTLGSFLTSRPVYSVVSHKDALHACLQHAKLWLMNADQPIQPGTSLTYSGLREKLNKILASDYFTTTPEMKAPGDVAAAVGKYGASCQVHISEATTVPSSGQSKDVQIRVVPEEDEQQEFQPNEVYPDHELGLADEQLIIDEIDTVSFPAVAVSNQEQEKPEIVSENLNARDVEQKEHQYHSRRPYHNNRGGVRGGIGGPGGRRGYRGGRGGNDSYQNGWSQYYDSNYYPRNYYSAKGRGGRSGGSANYTNHGSHAPSNLELDTSA